A single region of the Vibrio cyclitrophicus genome encodes:
- the tkt gene encoding transketolase, with the protein MPSRKDLANAIRALSMDGVQQANSGHPGAPMGMADIAEVLWRGHLNHNPANPEWADRDRFILSNGHGSMLIYSLLHLAGYELSIEDLKNFRQLHSKTPGHPEYGYAPGIETTTGPLGQGITNAVGMAMAEKALAAQFNKEGHDIVDHFTYAFMGDGCLMEGISHEACSLAGTLGLGKLVAFWDDNGISIDGEVEGWFSDDTPKRFVAYGWHVIPAVDGHDSDAINAAIEAAKADPRPTLICTKTIIGFGSPNKAGTHDCHGAPLGADEITATKAALGWEHGPFEIPADIAAEWNAKEAGAAKEAAWNAKFDAYAAAYPELAAEFKRRVNGELPAEWEEKANAIIADLQANPANIASRKASQNALEAFGAMLPEFMGGSADLAPSNLTMWSGSKSLEANDFSGNYIHYGVREFGMTAIMNGIALHGGFVPYGATFLMFMEYARNAMRMAALMKVQNIQVYTHDSIGLGEDGPTHQPVEQIASLRLTPNMSTWRPCDQVESAVAWKLAIERKDGPSSLIFSRQNLAQQDRNAEQVANIAKGGYILKDCEGKPELIIIATGSEVELAVEAAAQLTAEGKAVRVVSMPATDAFDKQDAEYRESVLPSDVTARIAVEAGIADFWYKYVGFGGKIIGMTTFGESAPAGELFKMFGFTTENVVNTAKELLA; encoded by the coding sequence ATGCCTTCTCGTAAAGATCTAGCCAATGCAATTCGCGCACTTAGCATGGATGGCGTTCAACAAGCAAATTCAGGTCACCCTGGCGCACCTATGGGTATGGCTGACATCGCTGAAGTTCTTTGGCGTGGTCACTTGAACCACAACCCAGCAAACCCAGAGTGGGCTGACCGCGACCGTTTTATCCTGTCTAACGGCCATGGTTCAATGTTGATTTACTCTCTGCTTCACCTTGCAGGTTACGAGCTTTCAATTGAAGACCTTAAGAACTTCCGTCAGCTGCACTCTAAGACGCCTGGTCACCCAGAGTACGGATACGCTCCTGGTATCGAGACAACGACTGGTCCTCTAGGTCAAGGCATTACTAACGCTGTTGGTATGGCGATGGCTGAGAAAGCATTGGCTGCACAGTTCAACAAAGAAGGCCACGACATCGTAGACCACTTCACTTATGCATTCATGGGTGATGGCTGTCTGATGGAAGGTATTTCTCACGAAGCATGTTCTTTAGCGGGTACGCTAGGTCTTGGTAAACTGGTTGCTTTCTGGGATGACAACGGCATCTCTATCGATGGCGAAGTTGAAGGTTGGTTCTCTGACGATACACCTAAGCGTTTTGTAGCATACGGCTGGCACGTAATCCCAGCGGTAGATGGTCACGACTCTGACGCTATCAATGCTGCAATTGAAGCGGCTAAAGCGGATCCTCGTCCAACGCTTATCTGTACTAAAACTATTATCGGTTTTGGTTCTCCAAACAAAGCGGGTACGCATGACTGTCACGGTGCTCCACTAGGCGCTGATGAAATTACAGCAACTAAAGCAGCGTTGGGTTGGGAACATGGTCCTTTCGAAATCCCAGCTGATATCGCAGCTGAGTGGAATGCGAAAGAAGCAGGCGCAGCGAAAGAAGCGGCGTGGAATGCTAAGTTTGACGCATACGCAGCGGCTTACCCAGAGCTAGCAGCAGAATTCAAACGCCGCGTAAACGGTGAACTTCCTGCTGAGTGGGAAGAGAAAGCAAACGCAATCATTGCTGATCTTCAAGCTAACCCAGCAAACATCGCTTCACGTAAAGCATCTCAAAACGCACTAGAAGCGTTTGGTGCGATGCTACCTGAATTCATGGGCGGCTCTGCTGACCTTGCGCCTTCTAACCTAACTATGTGGTCTGGTTCTAAGTCTCTTGAAGCAAACGACTTCTCTGGTAACTACATCCACTACGGTGTACGTGAATTCGGTATGACGGCTATCATGAACGGTATCGCTCTGCACGGTGGTTTCGTACCATACGGCGCAACGTTCCTAATGTTCATGGAATACGCGCGTAACGCAATGCGTATGGCTGCTCTGATGAAAGTTCAGAACATCCAAGTTTACACGCACGATTCTATCGGTCTTGGCGAAGATGGCCCGACTCACCAACCGGTTGAGCAGATCGCTTCTCTACGTCTGACTCCAAACATGAGCACATGGCGTCCATGTGACCAAGTTGAATCAGCAGTTGCTTGGAAACTGGCTATTGAGCGTAAAGATGGTCCTTCATCTTTAATCTTCTCTCGTCAGAACCTTGCACAACAAGATCGTAACGCTGAGCAAGTAGCTAACATCGCTAAGGGTGGTTACATCCTGAAAGATTGTGAAGGCAAGCCAGAGCTAATCATCATTGCAACAGGTTCTGAAGTTGAGCTTGCAGTTGAAGCTGCTGCACAACTAACCGCTGAAGGTAAAGCAGTACGCGTAGTATCTATGCCTGCAACTGACGCGTTCGACAAGCAAGACGCTGAATACCGTGAGTCTGTACTTCCATCTGACGTTACAGCGCGTATCGCAGTAGAAGCTGGCATCGCTGACTTCTGGTACAAGTACGTTGGTTTCGGTGGCAAGATCATCGGTATGACAACGTTCGGCGAATCTGCACCAGCAGGCGAACTATTCAAGATGTTCGGTTTCACTACTGAAAACGTAGTAAACACAGCGAAAGAGCTTCTTGCTTAA